CAAAAGCATCACTAGGCATCATAATGGGCAACACATTTCGGAGGTCATCAGGCAGGAGTTGGAGGCTTAGGCAACGGAGCATGGAGCTGTGGCCAAAATGGCTTGAGCAATTATCTATTCCAAATATTCCATTAAAAATAGAGACACCATTGATTCAAATAGCTAGTAATGCGAAAGAAATGAAAAGGATGTATTCACTAATAAATGAAAGAAAAGAATTAGGGTTAGAAGCCTTAAAAAATAATCAAACTAATCAAAAAAGTCGCAACTGGCCTGAGAGTATATATGGTGGATTAATTTCTAACCAAGATGGTCGTATAAATCCAACTACTCTAATGAAATGTTTGATAGTTATGTTAAAAAAGTTAAACGTAGAGAAAATAAATAAAAAAGTAGGTTCTCTAAACTATTCATTACAAAATAATCAAAAAAAATGGATACTAAAATTAGATGATAACAACAAAGTTACTAAAGATTTTGTGATCCTATGTTCAGGTTTACATAGTGAGTTCTTATTAGAATCAATCAATAAGAAGCTCCCGATGGAAAGTGTTCTTGGACAAGCAATCAAATTAGTTTTAAAAGAAGATTATAAAAATTGGGACGATTGGCCAGCGGTACTATCTTGTCATGGATTTAACTTAATACCTCAAAATAAAAATGAAATTATTTTAGGTGCAACATTGGAGCCAGGCAGAAAACCTAATGAAATGGATTTAAAAAAAATGAAAACTTTAAATGGTTTTTCACCTCAATGGCTAGATAGCGCATCTGTAGAAGATTATTGGTATGGAATAAGAATCAAACCTGCTAACCAGGCTGCACCATTATTAGAAGAAGTACAACCAGGGTTAATTCTCAACACCGCGCATTATCGAAATGGATTTCTTTTAGCTCCAGCTTGCGCTGAATGGGTAGGAAATCGAATTTAATAATAGTTATTTAGATTCAGTAAACTCTGCGTCTATCACATCATCATTACCTTCGGTTGAAGTATTAGCAGCGTCAGGAGTTGTTCCTCCTGCTGCTTGAGCAGCAGCATTAGCCTGTTGATACACAGATGCGCCTAAAGAATACAACTCCTTCTGCAGATCTTCTACAAGATTTTTCATTGCCTCGTAATCTTCTTTTTCAGTTGCCTCTTTTAACTTAATACGCATATCTTCAACTTTAGTTTTTGCATCACTATCTACTTTGTCTCCTAATTCTGCAAGCTGTTTCTCAGTTTGATATACAAGAGTTTCTGCTTGATTTTTAATATCAATCCTGTCTCGTTTTTCCTTATCAGCAGAAGCATTGCTTTCTGCATCCTTAACCATTTTTTCAACTTCATTATCAGAAAGCGTAGATGCACCAGTGATGGAAATACTTTGCTCTTTACCACTACCTTTATCTTTTGCAGTAACACTCAATATTCCATTAGCATCAATATCAAAAGTGACCTCAATCTGAGGAACACCTCTAGGAGATGGAGGTATACCATCTAATCTAAAAGTTCCAAGACTTTTATTGTCTGAAGCCATTTCCCGTTCACCTTGTAAAACATGAATCTCGACATTTGTCTGACCATCTACTGCAGTCGAGTAAGTCTCAGTCTTTTTAGTAGGGACAGTTGTATTTCTTGTAATCATTTTTGTCATTACACCACCTAAAGTTTCAACTCCTAGTGAAAGTGGAGTGACATCAAGAAGAAGAATATCTTTAACTTCTCCTGCTAATACACCACCTTGAATCGCTGCACCAACAGCCACAACCTCATCAGGGTTAACTGTCTGGTTAGGATCCTTCCCTGTAACTCGTTTCACTAATTCTTTTACAGCTGGCATTCTTGTAGAGCCACCAACCATCACAATTTCATCAATTTCACCAGTAGATAATTTGGCATCTTTCAAAGCTTGTTCTACTGGAACCCTGCAGCGATCAATTAACTTAGATGCTAATTCTTCAAATTTGGCCCTTGTAAGAGTTAAATCTAAATGTTTTGGTCCCTCTGGAGTTGCTGTTATAAAGGGTAAATTAATCTCACTTTGTGTGGCATTAGATAATTCAATCTTTGCCTTTTCTGCAGCTTCTGTAAGACGTTGGAGGGCTTGTTTATCCTGGCGTAGTTCAATGCCTTCATTAGCTTTAAAAGTAGCAGCTAAATGATCAACTATTACTTTGTCAAAATCATCTCCTCCAAGATGTGTGTCACCAGAAGTTGATAAAACCTCAAAGACTCCGTCTCCAACCTCTAAAACAGAAACATCAAAAGTACCACCACCTAAGTCAAAAACTAATATTCGCTCATTACTTTTTTTATCTAAGCCATAAGCCAAAGCTGCAGCAGTTGGTTCATTGATAATTCTAAGAACTTCTAAACCGGCTATCTTCCCAGCATCTTTTGTGGCCTGTCTTTGTGAATCATTAAAATAAGCAGGAACAGTTATAACTGCTTGAGTAATATTCTCACCCAAATATTTACCGGCATCTTCTGAAAGCTTGCGCAAAACTTGAGCTGCAACCTCTTCTGGAGAGAATTGCTTATCTAAAACAGGACATTTTAGTTTTACACTAGATCCTGATTTCTCAACTCCATAACTAACTTCTTTGGACTCCTCATTGACTTCATCTACACGTCTTCCTACAAAACGTTTTGCAGAATAAAAAGTATTTTCTGGATTCATTACTGCTTGACGCTTAGCAATCTGACCAACAAGCTGATCTTGATTTTTTGTATAAGCAACGACTGAAGGAGTTGTACGAAAACCCTCTGCATTTGCAATCACTGTAGGCTTTCCTCCTTCCATCACTGCCACACAGCTATTAGTTGTACCAAGATCAATCCCTACAACCTTCCCCATGGATTACTGCTCCTTAGAATTAATGTCTTTATTAATAGGTTCATCCTCGGCAGTGAGTGCACTTAGAGGCGAGGTGTGGTTCCCGAACAGCAATCTAAGTACTATATAAAAATGATTGAGATCGCAAAAGAATCAATTAATGGAAAAACAGGTCTAATAGGGCTTCTTGGGTCGCCGGTAAATCACTCTTTATCGCCTGTAATTCATAACGCAGCGTTAACAGCTCTTAACCTGAACTGGAGATACTTAGCTTTTCCCTGCAATGCAGATGATCTGGAATTAGCACTTAAAGGACTACGAAGAATTAACTGCAAAGGATTAAATATCACAATTCCTCATAAAAATAATGCTCTAAAACTTTGCGATAAAATAGATCAACTTGCTCAAGAAATTGGCGCAGTTAATACATTAATTCCAGGAATAAATAATAGTTGGGATGGCACAAATACTGATGTAAAAGGATTTTTAGCACCATTAAAAGAATATCAAAAATTAACAGGTAAAGCAGCTGTTATCATTGGTTCTGGAGGAAGTGCTAAAGCAGTAGTTCATGCTTTAAATTTATTAAATATATCAGAAATAACTATTATAACTCGTAAAAAAAATTCCTTAGAAGAGTTTTTAAAAAATATAAATAATGTGAATAATCTATCATGTAATTTTCATGGTTTAATAGCAGATAATTCTTCTATAAGAGACCACATTAATCATGCTGATTTAATAGTAAATACTACACCAGTGGGAATGAATGGTAGATCTGATAGTAATAATAATACAATTCCACTGGGTACAAAAAACTGGGAAAGTTTGACTCCCAACACCATTCTATATGACTTGATCTATACTCCAAAACCAACCGAATGGTTACAATTAGGAGTAAAATATAAATGCCATATCATTGACGGACTTGAAATGCTCATTCAACAAGGGGCTGCATCACTCAGCTTGTGGAGTGGAATCAAAGAAATACCTATAAAGATAATGAGAAAAGCAGCCGAAAACAGCCTTAATAGCAAGCAAGTTAAATGATAATTCCATTATGGCAAAGAATGATTAGCGTATTTCTTTATATGCTCCCATGGGCAGATGCAATTAAATATGGAAACGATATCTTTACTAATTTTCCAATCTCACAATTACTTATTTACCCTGCTTTACCAGTATTAATAATCGAGCAAGCTTTACCTATAGGTAACTTATTAATATTTTTACTTTTATTTTTAGGAGTAGCAAGAAACGAAAAGATTTCTTATTTCCTAAGATTAAACTGCATGCAATCAATTCTAATGACTTTGATTTTAATCATCTTCAATTATCTAATGATTTTATTTGTTCAACTAACTAACAGCACTTATTTGTTGGAAATTCTAAAAGAGCTAGTTTTTATTGGGACTTTAACAACAGTCATTTTTACAAGTACCCAATGCCTACGAGGACTAGAGGCAAATCTACCTGGAATCAGTGATGCAGCAAAAATGCAAATTTGAAGAAAAAACCATCAAGGTATAAAATGAGGAGTCCGTCGCTCAATCAGCTGAGCCTACAGTCCCAGTCGGATCAATTATCATGACAAACCCAACTTATTACGAAACTATGTACATCCTTCGTCCGGACATTCCGGAGGATGAAGTAGATGGCCATTTAAAAAAATATAGTGAACTACTTGAAAAAGCAAATGTGAAAATTATTGATAATCAAATGAGAGGTAAACGAAGACTTGCATATACAATTGGTAAGAATAGAGAAGGGATTTACGTCCAGCTTAGCCACATAGGAGATGGGAAACACGTAGAAATTCTTGAAAAAGCAATGAGGCTAAGTGAAGATGTTATTAGATACTTAACTGTTAAACAATATGGTCCAATTCCAACAAAAAGAAGTACAAAAACTGCGGAAAAAGAAGATGATAAATCAAATGAAAATGAAGATGCTAAAGATAAAGTAATAAAGAAAGATGAGAATAAGGAAGAAAAGAAAGTCGAGAGTAAGGAAGAAAAGAAAGTCGAGAGTAAGGAAGAAAAGAAAGAGGAAAGCAATGCTAATCCTACTGATTCAAATGAAAGTAAAACTTCAGAATAAATCAATTCCTTTTACTTTGTTCTTCTCACTGATGCCCACAATCGATTCGCAAGGCCCCAAACATAAATAAACCCCTCAGCTGAAGTATGGTCAAATTGATCTTGAGAACCATAAGTAGAAATATCAGATAAATATAAACTATTAGAGGAAGATTTACGTCCTATAATAGTTGCATTTCCTTTATACAATTTCACTTTAACAGTGCCATTTACATCAATCTGAGTAGCGTTTATAAAAGCATCTAAAGCACTCTTAAGAGGACTAAACCAGAAGCCTTGATAAACCAAATCAGCCCATTGCCTTTCCAATTGAACCTTAGTACGTAAAACATCAGCTGATAATGTAATACTCTCAATTTCTTGATGACATTTAATTAATAAAGACAATCCTGGGGTTTCATAAATTTCTCTACTTTTTATTCCAACAACTCGATTCTCAATCATATCTATACGACCAAATCCATGTAATCCTGCTAAAGAATTTGCCTTACGAATTATGCTCACAGGGTCTAAATCAACTCCATTAATTGAAACTGGACAGCCTGACTGAAAGGAAATTTCTATAATTTCAGGTGTATCTGGAGCGTTCTCAATCGATGAAGTTATTTGAAAAACATCTTCATTAGGAGCTAAAAATGGATCCTCTAAAGAACCAGCTTCTATACTTCTGCCTAAAAGATTTAAATCAATAGAATATGGAGATTTTTTGCTGACTGGTGCCGGAATTCCAAAGTTCTCTCCATAAGTAATTAACTCCTCTCGACTCATCGACCAATTCCTAGCAGGAGTTAATATTTTTAATTCAGGGGAAAGTGATGCAATAGCTAAATCAAAACGAACTTGATCATTACCTTTTGCTGTACAACCATGAGCAACAGCACCTGCATTCTTTTTTAGCGCTATATCAACTAACCTACTGGCAATAAGAGGTCGCGCCAAAGCAGTAGACAATGGATACTGTCCTTCATATAGAGCATTTGCTTTAATGGCTGGAAATGCAAAATCTTTAATAAAAGGCTCTATTAAATCTTCTATTAAAGATTCACTTGCCCCTGCTAATAAAGCTTTTTCACGAATAGGCCCTAATTCTTCACCTTGTCCTAGATCTGCAGCAAATGCTATCACTTCATCAACTTGATATTCATTTTTTAAATAAGGTATACAGGCACTAGTGTCTACTCCACCAGAATATGCAAGTACAACTTTACGAAAATTACCCATTAAATAAAACTCCTTTGAACTAAACCTGGGTTTGGCGAGCAGTAAATGCTAAATAAAAAACCAAAATGATAGATGGTCCGAAAAGCATCCCCAAAACTATAAACGGTCTAATAAGAAAAGGTTGAGGGTGTTGAATACCCCAAAAACGAAGAAACAAGCTAGCCACTAAAGAAAGAAGCGAAGAAGCAGCAAATAAAGAAAACTTATTTCCCAAAACAACAAAACAAGCTCATAATGCATTATCTTATTAAATTGGAGAAAAAAAAATTAATGAGCTCTCTCGATACAATCAACCCTGCTCTTACACGTTATAGCAGAGACGAAGCAGCACCTGTATTGCCACTCCGTGAAGAACCAGACCTGTTAAGTTGGCTTGAAAGCAGTGGCAGACTCATTGCAGATGAATCATCCGCACTCCAAGAAGTAAGTACTGTAGAAGAAGAAGAACTATCAGCCCTTATGGGAGAAAAAGAAGATTATAAAGCCGAAGAAGAAGAAGTTTCTGAAGATGATTGGGAAGATTAATTAATATTTAAGCAAGAATTATTAAACCTATATCAGAACCAGTTCCTTACATTGAAATTCAAGAAATACATTATTAAAATACCAAAACTGAACTTTATCGATAATAATATTTATGGGAGTTATTTTTTAATTGGAATAATATTTTTAACCAGTCTATCTATTGACATACTAATAAAGGAATCATTACTTTTTATCCCATTATTATCCAGCGTAATTATCTCATCAGGAGTAACACAATGGGCAATACCAAAACTTAAAAAAAATAAATTATGTCAAATAATCAGAGAAGAGGGGCCAAAAAAACATTGGCAAAAAAGTGGAACACCAAGTATTGGAGGACTTATAATAATTCCAATTGGATTAATAATTAGCAATTTAGCTACATTGAATAGTATATACAAAAAAGAATTATTAACGCTAACTATTTTGATATTATCATTTATGTTTATAGGCTTTTTAGATGATTTGCAAAGCATTTCCTTAAAGAGAAATAAAGGTTTAAGCCCTATGGAAAAAATCTATCTTCAAAGTATTGCAAGTATAATCTTCTTAATTTTTATACATTCACAAAAATTTGTTAATTCAAGCATATCTATGCTTGGTGACTATTCTATTAATTTTGGAATTATTTTTTGGCCGTTAGCCTTATTAACAATCCTTGCAGAAAGTAATTCTTCAAACTTAGCAGATGGCCTGGACGGTTTAGCTAGTGGATGTGGAGCAATATTACTAACTGGGCTAGCAATTGAATTAACTATGAGAGGAAATATTGAAAACTATGATCTAGCCATATTTTGCATCTCTATGGCAGGAGCATGGCTAGGTTTTTTAATTCACAATAAAAAACCAGCGAAAATCTTTATGGGTGATACAGGCTCACTAGCCATGGGGGCTACATTTGCTGGTGTTGCATTACTGTCAAATAGTCTTTGGACATTATTTGTCATGGGAGGAGTATTCTTAGCAGAGTCTCTATCAGTCATCTTTCAGGTAAGTATTTTCAAAGTAACAAAAAAAATCAACGGAAAAGGTTACAGAATTCTTCGTATGTCACCTCTTCATCATCATTTTGAACAAATAGGTATTAAAGAAATTGTAATCGTTCAAAGCTTTTGGTTATTTAGTATTTGCTTTATATTTATTGGAATCATGCTACGTTCAAATATTTAAAAAGTCATGAGCTACTTCACTTGGAAAGAAACTGGCCTCACACAAGACTGTGACTCTTTAGAAGCTATGGCATATAGATTTGAAGAATCAGCAAAATTAATGAGAAAGATGTCAAACAAAGGTTTTACTCTTCAAAGAAAAAATAATAAACAATTAATTACTCACAAAAATCCTAATATTTTTAATGAATGGGGATTTATTAATGAAGAGCCACCATTTCGTCAACTTGCTTTCATGCCTGACAATGGTATTACTTTTGCTAATGATTGATAAGTACTGTTTTTGAATTGATTGCTCATTAAAGAAAGATATTTATTTACATGAGAATTCCAGCTAAAAGAGCTGTTTATTCCAGCCAAACCATTATCACTCCATTGCTTCCACATGAATTCGTTAGAACCTACTTCTTCCAAAGTCTTTTGTAATAGATCTAAGTCTGTAGAATCAACCAACACACCATTAGAACAATGAGATAAAATCTCACTGGGTCCACCATCATCTGTTGCAATCACAGGTAAGCCACATGCTGCAGCTTCTAACAAAGTTAAGCCAAATGGCTCAGTCAAAGCAGGGTTAACAAAAAACCCTTTCTTTTTAGCTGCCCATTGATAAATGGAAGCAATTTGGTCACGACGATGATATTTAGGATAAGCAACTTTTCCATATAATTCATACTTATCTACTAATTCAAAAATCTGCTGAAAAACCTCTTTCTGAGATTTATCTAAAGATCGCATGTCAGTTCGAGTTCCAAGTATCAAAACGAGATTATGTCTTTTCCTTAAAATGCTAGAACGACCAAAGGCTTCTACTAAAGCAGGTATATTTTTTCTTCGAACAGCTCTAGATATGGTTAATAATGGAGGCAAATTGGGATTGCGCAAAAAGTTAGAAAATAAATTATCAATTTCAGAAAAATTCTTAGATTCTGATGGTTGATAAAAACGTTTTAAATCTACCCCTGGAGGAATAACCTTGGCTTGTCGAGAAACAAAATTCCTATAACGCCCATATTGATAAGTAGCTTCTTGGGAAGTACTAGTTACAACCAAATTAGCTTTATTTAAAGCTAATTCTTCTGCCTCAATACGCCTACTAATTGAATAATTATTTTCAATTTGCATATGATCCATTCCTGATTCAAGCAAACGACGCTTTTTTTCTCTTCCTAATGAATGGCCTGTAAATACAAATGGAATACCTAAACGAGTACTAACCAAAGCGCCAACATAACCTGCATCAGCATAATGAGCATGTATCCAATCTGGCTTAGATTTACTCTGATTCAATTGATCTACCAATTCATCCACTAATTGATCTAAGTATGGCCATAACAACTCCTTACGAAGGTATCTCTTAGGACCAAAAGGAATCCTAAGAATATTTGCACCAGGAACAATTCGCTCACGTTTCTGAGAGTAATCCAAAGATATTCTTCTATCAAATATCTGACGAGTGACTAGATCTACTTGTTGAACTTCCTTGGACGCAGCTAATTGCTTTATAAGTTCTAAAACATATAAAGTTTGACCACCAGTATCAGCATCTCTTCCTAATTCAAGATTATTTGAACGGATTAAACCATGCAAATGAAGATGGAGAAGCTTTAAACTCATTTACTCCTCCTTTGTTTGAATAAGTGGATACTTAGTATATTTTTGGATAAAAAAACCTAAAGAAAGAATAATGATTTAAGCATAGAAAATGAAATTATTGATGAAATAGATTGCAATGACTGTAATCTATATCAATATAAATTAAAAAAAAGACCTCAAACTATCAAGAAGTACTAAGAAAAAATTTTAAATATAGATTAATTTTTAACTTTTCTCTTTACGTGATGTTTATCTAAAACTTTTTTCAAATAACGTCCTGTATAACTAGCTGAATGCATTGCAACATCCTCAGGAGTACCACAAACTAAAACTTCTCCACCACGATCACCACCATCAGGGCCTAAATCAATAATCCAATCAGAGCATCGAATCACATCTAAATTATGTTCAATAACAATAATGGAATTTCCTTTATCAACCAATCGTTGAAGAACATCCATCAATTTATGTACATCAGAAAAGCTTAAGCCTGTAGTAGGTTCATCAATTAAATATAAAGTTTTACCGGTAGCTCGACGAGAAAGTTCTGTAGCAAGTTTGACCCTTTGAGCCTCGCCTCCTGAAAGTGTTGGTGCAGGCTGGCCTAATTTAATATATCCAAGACCAACATCTACTAAGGTTCGTAACCTATCAGCAGCTTGAGGTATTGCAGAGAAAACTTCTACTGATTGCTCTACAGTCATTTCTAGAACATCAGCAATTGTATAACCTTTGTATTTAACTTGTAGAGTTTCTCGATTAAATCTTGCACCTTTACAAACATCACATTGAACATATACATCGGGTAAAAAATTCATCTCAATAACATTTACACCTTGGCCTTTACAGGCCTCACATCGACCACCTTTTACATTAAAACTAAACTGACCTACTTGATAGCCTCTTGCCTTAGCCTCAATAGAAGCAGCAAATATTTGTCTTATTGGGTCAAAAGCACCGGTATAGGTTGCAGGGTTAGAGCGAGGAGTTCTCCCTATAGGTGATTGATCAATAACAATTACTTTGTCAATAGATTTAATCCCTCTCAATTCCTCTAAACCCTTAGGAAAAGGAACTTTTAATCCAAGTTGATTATTAATAGCAGGGTGTAATAATTCATTCACTAAAGTGCTTTTACCACTGCCACTAACACCAGTAACAGAAACTAATCGGCCTAATGGAAACTCAACAGAAAGATTCTTTAAATTATTACGCTTACAACCAATCAAACGCAAGTTACGGCTAACACCTTTTCTTCTTTCAATAGGAGTAGGTATAGAAGATCTACCGCTTAAATATTGCCCTGTAAGTGACTCTTTGCTAGATAATAATTCATCTATAGATCCTTCCGCGATAATCTTTCCACCATGAATACCAGCACCTGGTCCAATATCTACTAAATAATCTGCAGCACGTATTGTATCTTCGTCATGTTCTACAACTATTAAAGTATTTCCAAGATCTCTAAGTCTTTGTAAGGTAGCAAGTAAAAGATCATTATCTCTCTGATGCAAACCTATACTAGGTTCATCTAAAACATAAAGTACACCTGTTAAACCAGCACCAATTTGTGTTGCCAACCTTATACGCTGAGCCTCACCTCCAGATAAAGTCATAGCTGGTCTATCTAAGCTTAAATAATCAAGACCAACATCTAGAAGAAACTTTAAACGTAAACGAATCTCTTTTAAGACCAATTCTCCTATTTGTATTTGTCTAGAAGAAAGTAAAGGTTTAGAGTTCTTTGATTTCCCTGTTCCCATCAATTCTTCGATGCATGAAAGTGTTTCTTTGACACTAATCTCAGTTAAATCAGATATAGAGTAAGGTCCTACTTTGACTGCTAAAGCTTCTGGTCTTAATCTTTTTCCAGAACAAGTAGAGCATGGTACTAATTCCAAATATTTTTCAAGTTTTTGACGAACAGACTCTCCATTTGCATCACGTAACTGTCTTTCTAAAATAGGTAATATACCTTCAAATTTTCTCTTATAACCATCTTGAGTCTTGTAACGACTATCAGATTGAATTAGAATTGCCTTTTCACTTCCATTAAGTAATATATTTTGCTGTTCTTCCGTTAATTCTTTCCAAGGTGTTTTGATTTCAAAGCCATATTCTTCACCTACAGAAAATAATAAGGAAAAATAATATGAATTTTCTTTTTCACTCCAAGGAGCAACTGCTGCATACACAGGTAAAGATGGATCTGGAATTACTGTTACAGCAGTAAATTTCTTTAAATGGCCTAAGCCATGGCAATCAGGACAAGCTCCATAGGGACTATTGAATGAAAACAATCTTGGCGATAATTCTTCAATAACAGCACCATGAACTGGACAAGCAAAATTCTCAGAAAACAACCTTTCACGTTCAATTCCATCAGGTAAATCTTCATCTTTTTTGGGTACAACTTCAACAATTGCCAATCCATCTCCACGTTTTAAAGCAGTTTGCAAAGAATCAGTGAGACGTTCTTGAATACCATCTCTTGCAATTAATCGATCTACGACAACATCAATCGTATGTGTATGGTTTTTATCAAGTTCAATATTGTCAGATAACTCTCTGACTTCCTTATTAATTCTTACTCGTGCAAATCCTTCAGCAGCTAAGCCTGATAACAATTTAGCGTGTGTTCCTTTTTTACCACGAACCACGGATGCAAGTAATTGATATCTTGTGCCTTCAGGAAGAGTCACAATCTGATCAACCATTTCATCTATTGTCTGAGGCCTTATTCGACGATTACATTCAGGGCAATGTGGTTCTCCTGCTCGTCCATATAAAAGTCGTAAATAATCTTTAATCTCAGTAACTGTTCCTACAGTAGACCGAGGGTTATGACTAGTAGATTTTTGGTCAATAGAAATTGCTGGAGAAAGCCCCTCTATTGCATCAACATCAGGCTTATCTACTTGACCAAGAAACTGTCTTGCATAAGCTGAAAGACTTTCAACATAACGTCGCTGGCCTTCAGCAAAAATAGTAT
This DNA window, taken from Prochlorococcus sp. MIT 0603, encodes the following:
- the uvrA gene encoding excinuclease ABC subunit UvrA → MRPSVGKANSKSLISDSFEDLIKIRGARQHNLKNVDLTIPRNKFIVFTGVSGSGKSSLAFDTIFAEGQRRYVESLSAYARQFLGQVDKPDVDAIEGLSPAISIDQKSTSHNPRSTVGTVTEIKDYLRLLYGRAGEPHCPECNRRIRPQTIDEMVDQIVTLPEGTRYQLLASVVRGKKGTHAKLLSGLAAEGFARVRINKEVRELSDNIELDKNHTHTIDVVVDRLIARDGIQERLTDSLQTALKRGDGLAIVEVVPKKDEDLPDGIERERLFSENFACPVHGAVIEELSPRLFSFNSPYGACPDCHGLGHLKKFTAVTVIPDPSLPVYAAVAPWSEKENSYYFSLLFSVGEEYGFEIKTPWKELTEEQQNILLNGSEKAILIQSDSRYKTQDGYKRKFEGILPILERQLRDANGESVRQKLEKYLELVPCSTCSGKRLRPEALAVKVGPYSISDLTEISVKETLSCIEELMGTGKSKNSKPLLSSRQIQIGELVLKEIRLRLKFLLDVGLDYLSLDRPAMTLSGGEAQRIRLATQIGAGLTGVLYVLDEPSIGLHQRDNDLLLATLQRLRDLGNTLIVVEHDEDTIRAADYLVDIGPGAGIHGGKIIAEGSIDELLSSKESLTGQYLSGRSSIPTPIERRKGVSRNLRLIGCKRNNLKNLSVEFPLGRLVSVTGVSGSGKSTLVNELLHPAINNQLGLKVPFPKGLEELRGIKSIDKVIVIDQSPIGRTPRSNPATYTGAFDPIRQIFAASIEAKARGYQVGQFSFNVKGGRCEACKGQGVNVIEMNFLPDVYVQCDVCKGARFNRETLQVKYKGYTIADVLEMTVEQSVEVFSAIPQAADRLRTLVDVGLGYIKLGQPAPTLSGGEAQRVKLATELSRRATGKTLYLIDEPTTGLSFSDVHKLMDVLQRLVDKGNSIIVIEHNLDVIRCSDWIIDLGPDGGDRGGEVLVCGTPEDVAMHSASYTGRYLKKVLDKHHVKRKVKN